One Acidimicrobiales bacterium DNA window includes the following coding sequences:
- a CDS encoding class I SAM-dependent methyltransferase codes for MRTSGAAHNEHQRQYFSGRSLPRMDPVRRSATPYTLRHVDALVADAGIGPDDEVLDVGCGPGKYTVALARRGIRVTGMDLTPRLVDQLREVAPGIAAHVGDLAEPPADLIGTFDVVAGFFVLHHIADLPAAFAGARSLLRPGGRAAFVEPNPYFPGYYAQVTFTPGMSWKGEAGIFRMRPRVMRGVAQAAGFTDFRTSRLGAFPPALANRATGRRVEDLLERVPGWRVARAFSLFSMRVP; via the coding sequence ATGAGGACCAGCGGCGCCGCCCACAACGAGCACCAGCGCCAGTACTTCTCGGGACGGTCCCTCCCCCGGATGGACCCGGTCCGGCGCTCGGCCACGCCGTACACGTTGCGCCACGTCGATGCCCTCGTGGCAGATGCCGGCATCGGCCCCGACGACGAGGTGCTCGACGTCGGCTGCGGCCCGGGCAAGTACACCGTGGCCCTCGCCCGCCGGGGTATCCGGGTGACCGGCATGGATCTCACGCCGCGCCTGGTCGATCAGCTCCGGGAGGTTGCACCGGGCATCGCCGCCCACGTCGGCGACCTGGCCGAGCCGCCGGCCGACTTGATCGGAACCTTCGACGTCGTCGCCGGGTTCTTCGTCCTGCACCACATCGCCGATCTGCCTGCCGCCTTTGCCGGTGCCCGCTCGCTGCTGCGACCGGGTGGCCGGGCCGCCTTCGTGGAACCCAACCCCTACTTCCCCGGCTACTACGCGCAGGTCACCTTCACGCCCGGGATGTCGTGGAAAGGGGAGGCCGGCATCTTCCGGATGCGGCCGCGCGTCATGCGTGGCGTCGCACAGGCGGCGGGGTTCACCGACTTCCGCACGTCCCGGCTCGGCGCCTTTCCGCCGGCCCTCGCTAACCGGGCCACCGGTCGGCGGGTCGAGGACCTGCTCGAGCGGGTTCCGGGGTGGCGGGTGGCGCGCGCGTTCAGTCTCTTCTCGATGCGCGTGCCGTGA
- a CDS encoding DM13 domain-containing protein: MRIGTQALVVAGVVALRPEIATGTASSVRSLLRVLGLIAGWVLLTWLARRHVRQRVLRMAVVGVAGASVLSLTVLPYFRTEHVDDPLGAVAGSPAPPALGSPSPAPSPSAPATTPSVPSGPQRLGSGPIRGLAGHRGSGQGALYRLDDGRLLVRLEDFDVSHVPSPVVYLVPGVERRRPGGVKLGGLRGSEGNQNFAVPVGADVSGPQTILVWCEAFAVPVAAATATA, translated from the coding sequence TTGCGGATCGGCACCCAGGCGCTCGTCGTTGCCGGAGTCGTCGCCCTCCGGCCGGAGATCGCCACGGGGACCGCCTCGAGCGTCCGCAGCCTGCTGCGGGTTCTCGGCCTGATCGCCGGGTGGGTGCTCCTGACGTGGCTGGCCCGGCGCCACGTGCGCCAGCGAGTGCTCCGCATGGCCGTCGTCGGCGTCGCCGGAGCCAGTGTCCTCTCGCTCACCGTCCTGCCGTACTTCCGTACCGAGCATGTCGACGATCCCCTCGGCGCCGTGGCCGGGTCGCCGGCGCCGCCCGCCCTGGGATCACCAAGCCCGGCGCCGTCGCCCTCGGCGCCTGCGACGACGCCTTCCGTCCCCAGTGGCCCACAGCGGTTGGGCTCCGGGCCGATACGGGGTCTGGCCGGCCATCGCGGGTCGGGCCAGGGCGCGCTCTACCGACTTGACGACGGTCGCCTCCTCGTTCGCCTCGAGGACTTCGACGTGTCGCACGTTCCTTCGCCGGTCGTGTACCTGGTGCCCGGCGTCGAGCGGCGGCGCCCTGGGGGCGTCAAGCTCGGCGGACTCCGTGGCAGCGAGGGCAATCAGAACTTCGCGGTACCGGTCGGCGCCGACGTCTCCGGGCCCCAGACCATCCTCGTGTGGTGCGAGGCCTTCGCCGTTCCGGTCGCCGCCGCCACGGCCACGGCCTGA
- a CDS encoding NAD-dependent epimerase/dehydratase family protein — protein sequence MGPVVVTGAAGFVGAAIVDALVRQGASVAALVHPRTDAWRLAPVEAQIDLARLDLNDVPMLATVLRRHGPKVVIHAAARGGHPVDRVSREAGWRDTVHATIALWECLEGLDVERVVHIASSQECAPSDRPVPEDVPLGPVSARGVHKVAALLTARQRSEELGLPAVFVRVFSAYGQREQEHRLVPTLLRCLRSGAPFRLTRDVARRDFVHIDDVAEACVLAAGHPSAVGETLNVGTGVETSNDELVALARDVTGRPLVLDERPFEPRPGDRAHSVADVTKTARLLGWRATTALADGLARTYALAEPTVVG from the coding sequence ATGGGACCGGTGGTCGTGACGGGAGCGGCGGGTTTCGTCGGCGCCGCCATCGTCGACGCACTGGTGCGCCAGGGTGCCAGCGTGGCTGCGCTCGTGCACCCTAGGACCGACGCCTGGAGGCTGGCCCCCGTCGAGGCGCAGATCGACCTCGCGCGCCTGGACCTGAACGACGTGCCGATGCTCGCTACCGTCCTGCGTCGACACGGACCGAAGGTCGTCATCCACGCCGCCGCCCGGGGCGGCCATCCCGTCGACCGCGTTTCGCGCGAGGCGGGCTGGCGGGACACCGTCCACGCCACGATCGCCTTGTGGGAGTGCCTCGAGGGTCTCGACGTCGAGCGTGTGGTCCACATCGCCAGCTCGCAGGAGTGCGCGCCGAGCGATCGGCCGGTCCCGGAGGACGTTCCCCTGGGGCCGGTCTCGGCGCGAGGGGTGCACAAGGTCGCCGCCCTCCTCACCGCCCGCCAGCGCAGCGAGGAGCTCGGCCTGCCCGCCGTGTTCGTGCGCGTGTTCTCCGCCTACGGCCAGCGCGAGCAGGAGCACCGGCTCGTCCCCACGCTGCTCCGCTGCCTCCGCTCGGGGGCCCCGTTCCGGCTCACCCGCGACGTCGCCCGCCGTGACTTCGTCCACATCGACGACGTGGCCGAGGCGTGCGTTCTCGCCGCCGGACACCCGTCGGCGGTGGGCGAGACCCTGAACGTCGGCACCGGCGTGGAGACGAGCAACGACGAGCTCGTCGCCCTCGCCCGGGACGTGACGGGCCGCCCGCTCGTGTTGGACGAGCGGCCGTTCGAGCCCCGCCCGGGCGACAGGGCACACTCGGTCGCCGACGTCACCAAGACGGCCCGACTGCTCGGGTGGCGGGCCACCACGGCGCTCGCCGACGGGCTGGCCCGGACGTACGCGCTGGCCGAGCCGACGGTTGTCGGGTGA
- a CDS encoding helix-turn-helix domain-containing protein: protein MPRKSPYVLRLTADQRRELEARSRRYTLPYRDVVRAKIVLMAAEGLDNDEIAARLDTRREIASKWRKRFFEQGLAGLDERPRGGRPPVFPP, encoded by the coding sequence ATGCCCAGGAAGAGCCCGTACGTGCTGAGGCTCACGGCCGACCAGCGCCGAGAGCTGGAGGCCCGGAGCCGCCGTTATACGTTGCCGTATCGGGACGTCGTGCGAGCCAAGATCGTGCTCATGGCCGCCGAGGGCCTGGACAACGACGAGATCGCCGCTCGCCTCGACACTCGCCGGGAGATCGCCTCGAAATGGCGCAAGCGCTTCTTCGAGCAGGGACTGGCCGGCCTCGACGAGCGTCCCCGGGGCGGCCGACCCCCGGTCTTCCCCCCCTGA
- a CDS encoding site-specific integrase has protein sequence MNTSSPSGQIQLRTMLALGRANDPVFGCWLDVAAATGARRGEVCGLRWSDIDLRGRTVRIERSVAVTRTEGVIVKTTKTDRFRMVSLTRQAAGSLGELRAASMRTVSAEGRDFDADCFIFSSDPLRQRPWRLERVTRRWERLRSSANLDHVKIHGIRHFVATELLTAGFDLRTVANRLGHARTSTTLDIYWAWVPAQDTAAADHLDRVLVDDLAERS, from the coding sequence ATGAACACGTCGAGCCCGAGCGGCCAGATCCAGCTGCGGACCATGCTCGCTCTCGGCCGGGCGAACGACCCGGTGTTCGGCTGCTGGCTCGACGTCGCCGCTGCCACCGGGGCACGCCGAGGCGAAGTGTGCGGCCTGCGGTGGTCCGACATCGACCTTCGAGGCCGGACGGTCCGCATCGAGCGATCCGTGGCCGTCACGCGAACGGAGGGGGTGATCGTGAAGACGACCAAGACCGATCGGTTCCGGATGGTCTCGCTCACCCGCCAAGCGGCTGGGTCCCTCGGCGAGCTGCGCGCCGCGTCGATGCGAACCGTCTCCGCCGAAGGGCGCGACTTTGACGCCGACTGCTTCATCTTCTCCAGCGATCCACTCCGCCAACGACCTTGGCGGCTAGAGCGCGTCACTCGGCGATGGGAGCGGCTCCGGTCCAGCGCCAACCTCGACCACGTGAAGATCCACGGCATCCGCCACTTCGTGGCCACCGAGCTGCTCACGGCCGGCTTCGACCTGCGAACCGTCGCGAATCGGCTGGGCCACGCCCGGACCTCGACCACCCTCGACATCTACTGGGCCTGGGTCCCCGCTCAAGACACCGCCGCTGCCGACCATCTGGACCGGGTCCTCGTGGATGATCTCGCGGAAAGGAGCTGA
- a CDS encoding glycosyltransferase produces MTPAVSVALPLYATRAAVPELIDRLQAALRDSGPVELVFVDDGCPERSYEEVAAHPADGVSVVLVRHKRNEGQHAAVLTALRAASGEVCAVMDADLQDAPEDLPVLLRALAEDPSVGAVAAGRRGRYEEAWRQHTARAFRWAMHTLTRGRVPVDAGLFLVMTRRTRDRILELDDPAVHLVAALGRLRIGMHTVPVVRRCRPTGATGYGRCQRAFTAARSLVVVTPLYPLYRRVRPRSAPATMPVLSDSPRAR; encoded by the coding sequence GTGACGCCCGCCGTCAGCGTGGCCCTGCCGTTGTACGCCACCCGTGCCGCCGTGCCCGAGCTCATCGACCGGCTGCAGGCCGCCCTCAGGGATTCCGGCCCGGTGGAGCTGGTGTTCGTCGACGACGGGTGCCCGGAGCGGTCCTATGAGGAGGTGGCGGCACACCCGGCGGACGGCGTGTCGGTGGTCCTGGTGCGCCACAAGCGCAACGAGGGTCAGCATGCCGCCGTGCTCACCGCGCTGCGCGCCGCGTCGGGCGAGGTGTGCGCCGTGATGGACGCCGATCTGCAGGACGCCCCGGAGGACCTGCCGGTACTCCTCCGAGCGCTGGCCGAGGATCCATCGGTGGGTGCAGTCGCCGCCGGGCGCCGTGGCCGGTACGAGGAAGCGTGGCGCCAGCACACAGCCAGGGCGTTCCGGTGGGCGATGCACACGCTCACCCGGGGGCGGGTGCCCGTCGACGCCGGGTTGTTCCTGGTCATGACGCGGCGGACGCGGGATCGGATCCTCGAGCTCGACGATCCCGCCGTGCACCTCGTCGCCGCGCTGGGCCGGCTCCGCATCGGGATGCACACCGTGCCGGTCGTGCGCCGCTGTCGACCGACCGGGGCCACCGGGTACGGACGGTGCCAGCGCGCGTTCACGGCGGCGCGCTCCCTGGTCGTCGTCACTCCGCTGTATCCGCTGTACCGCCGCGTCCGGCCCCGTTCGGCGCCCGCCACCATGCCCGTGCTCAGCGACTCGCCCCGGGCGCGATGA
- a CDS encoding class I SAM-dependent methyltransferase, with amino-acid sequence MTSTQGTRLAEMEDWHFWFVGRDELVVALLDRLAPSGLLVDVGCGTGAFAARLAEERATPVVALDHACPARSGAAAAALADAERLPLRDGAAAVVLARDVLEHVDDGVALAECRRVLRPDGMLVALVPAWPRLWSERDVGAGHRRRYTRPSLRRVLSGAGFRVHELRGYQLALLPALALSRAASRWRPTSLLRAEVSPPRRLNAALGAVNRAEAGLARRRWLRPPVGSTLAVVAVPR; translated from the coding sequence GTGACCAGCACCCAGGGGACCCGCCTGGCCGAGATGGAGGACTGGCACTTCTGGTTCGTCGGGCGCGACGAGCTGGTCGTCGCACTCCTCGACCGACTCGCCCCGTCCGGGCTGCTCGTCGATGTCGGCTGCGGTACCGGCGCGTTCGCGGCCCGACTCGCCGAGGAGCGGGCGACGCCCGTGGTCGCCCTCGACCACGCCTGCCCCGCACGCAGCGGTGCGGCCGCCGCCGCCCTCGCCGACGCCGAGCGCCTCCCCTTGCGGGACGGCGCCGCCGCCGTCGTACTGGCACGGGACGTGCTCGAGCACGTCGACGACGGGGTGGCGCTGGCCGAGTGCCGGCGGGTGCTGCGTCCCGACGGGATGCTCGTCGCCCTGGTGCCGGCCTGGCCGCGCCTTTGGAGCGAGCGGGACGTGGGGGCCGGCCACCGCCGCCGGTACACCAGACCGTCGCTGCGGCGGGTGCTGTCCGGGGCCGGCTTCCGGGTGCACGAGCTGCGCGGGTACCAACTCGCCCTGCTGCCGGCGCTGGCCCTCAGCCGCGCCGCGTCCCGCTGGAGACCCACGTCCCTGCTGCGGGCCGAGGTCAGCCCGCCACGGCGGCTCAACGCCGCCCTCGGCGCCGTGAACCGGGCCGAGGCCGGGCTGGCCCGGCGCAGGTGGCTCCGACCGCCGGTGGGATCGACCTTGGCGGTGGTGGCGGTGCCCCGGTGA
- a CDS encoding IS630 family transposase — protein sequence MAVKALACELPSRLGVPLSRLHVPDIATEVVSRGIVAEISGTTVWRWLSEDAIRPWAHRSWIFPRDPDFEAKAARVLDLYARQWQGEDLGEEDFVISSDEKTSIQARGRCHPTLAAASGRDMRVEHEYERGGALAYLAAWDVHRAKVFGRCEAKAGIEPFGRLVDQVMGAEPYASARRVFWVVDNGSSHRGQRSIDRLQARWPNAHLVHGPIHASWLNQIEIYFSVVQRKVLTPNDFADLDDVEARLLAFERRYEQTAKPFEWRFTRSDLAKLMERLAEKDDYRTAA from the coding sequence GTGGCCGTCAAGGCGCTGGCCTGCGAGCTGCCGTCGCGCCTCGGCGTGCCGCTGTCGCGCCTGCACGTCCCCGACATCGCCACCGAAGTCGTGTCCCGGGGCATCGTGGCCGAGATCTCCGGCACCACGGTGTGGCGCTGGCTGTCCGAAGACGCCATCCGGCCGTGGGCCCACCGCTCGTGGATCTTTCCCCGCGACCCGGACTTCGAGGCCAAGGCTGCCCGCGTGCTCGACCTGTACGCCCGCCAGTGGCAGGGAGAGGACCTGGGCGAGGAGGACTTCGTCATCTCCTCGGATGAGAAGACCTCCATCCAAGCCCGTGGGCGCTGCCACCCCACGCTGGCTGCGGCATCGGGGCGCGATATGCGCGTGGAGCATGAGTACGAGCGTGGTGGCGCCCTCGCTTACCTGGCCGCCTGGGACGTGCACCGGGCCAAGGTGTTCGGCCGCTGCGAGGCGAAGGCCGGCATCGAGCCGTTCGGTCGTCTGGTCGACCAGGTGATGGGCGCCGAGCCCTACGCCTCCGCCCGGCGGGTGTTCTGGGTGGTCGACAACGGCAGCTCGCACCGAGGCCAGAGATCCATCGACCGGCTCCAGGCCCGTTGGCCCAACGCCCACCTGGTCCACGGCCCAATTCACGCCTCTTGGCTGAACCAGATCGAGATCTACTTCTCGGTGGTCCAGCGCAAGGTGCTCACCCCCAACGACTTCGCCGACCTGGACGACGTCGAGGCCCGCCTGCTCGCCTTCGAGCGGCGCTATGAGCAGACCGCCAAGCCGTTCGAGTGGAGGTTCACCCGCAGCGACTTGGCAAAGCTCATGGAGCGATTGGCGGAGAAGGACGACTACCGAACGGCGGCTTGA
- a CDS encoding ATP-binding protein translates to MTTSSPCAPWPSSARAVAHLVGGRIEAFGRVEQRRSVLLRSVSHDLRTPLSAIKAAASELSESAHDEAARDRLLELIAYESERLDRLVANLVSFGRIEAGSLVLQRQSVDVAELVEFCTARLGPTMAAKGIVVKTEVSESLPSLHVDYVLFEQVLSNLLGNAQRHSPLGGVVQVLGRSDGTEVTLSVIDAGPGVDPAEADAIFLPFRSGTVAGTSGIGLAICKAIVEAHGGRIGVGEAPGGGAKFTVAIPAA, encoded by the coding sequence GTGACGACGTCTTCGCCGTGTGCGCCATGGCCGTCATCGGCACGGGCCGTCGCCCACCTCGTGGGCGGTCGCATCGAGGCGTTCGGCCGGGTGGAGCAGCGGCGCTCGGTGTTGCTGCGATCGGTGTCCCACGACCTCCGCACGCCCTTGTCGGCGATCAAGGCGGCGGCGTCGGAGCTGTCCGAGTCGGCCCACGACGAGGCCGCTCGCGACCGCCTGCTGGAGCTCATCGCCTACGAGTCGGAGCGCCTCGACCGCCTGGTGGCCAACCTGGTCAGCTTCGGGCGGATCGAGGCGGGCTCGCTGGTGCTCCAGCGCCAGTCGGTCGATGTGGCGGAGCTGGTGGAGTTCTGCACGGCCCGGCTCGGGCCCACGATGGCGGCCAAGGGCATCGTCGTGAAGACCGAGGTGTCGGAGTCGCTTCCGAGCCTGCACGTCGACTACGTGTTGTTCGAGCAGGTGCTGTCCAACCTGTTGGGGAACGCGCAGCGCCACTCGCCGCTGGGCGGGGTCGTGCAGGTGCTCGGCCGCTCCGACGGCACAGAGGTGACGCTGTCAGTCATCGACGCCGGGCCCGGCGTCGACCCGGCAGAAGCGGACGCCATATTCCTGCCGTTCCGCTCGGGCACGGTGGCGGGCACCAGCGGGATCGGGCTTGCCATCTGCAAGGCGATCGTCGAAGCCCACGGCGGTAGGATCGGCGTCGGTGAGGCTCCCGGAGGCGGTGCCAAATTCACCGTCGCCATCCCCGCCGCGTGA
- a CDS encoding ABC transporter permease: protein MTRLIARLGLRPRLVTASLLALAIAVFFGGAMAALAGARRSSTAIDRLLASSPPEDVFVVPEEGSSVDMNRVLALPQVLASAYEAYLAMVSVGPDGRPEVENAGKINPYLYQPITGPPGAVNRLRIVRGRDLDPKAPLDVVIDEELAAERHLSVGSKLVMATYSSDQAESVFGNESSGAEDPLPEGPVLDLDVVGIARMPVDIHPGDEDHTTSFGGTKDIYLTPALLERYGDRITVYGAPAPDAPRGVRLVHGLADLDAFRTGVRALPGGDGVIIDVSDSDALGSALLAGDAVGVETAALAALAALLAVTGVTLVGHALARMARSATAELSVLRALGLRPVELLLVAAAPGLAAVALGAVASVVVAYAGSAFTPIGLAREAEVAPGAHVDRVVFGTGALALLVLVGGLALLSARPAALSVAARRRSLPPRRTGLADRLASWGAPLGPTLGARFASSREARDRGAPLRSAMVAIAVAIVVLVGVVTFTSSLRKLSGSPAAQGAAWDLAIGNINLSDYGPDDFARLGADPNIDGVAAVAAPQGRGSIEGRDVTIVGLETVSGGVGPRMLTGRLADGVGEVVLGHRTAARLGRGVGDRVRLSYGDSEQEAEVVGTALLGPGIAPALRIGEGVLVSVAEMRTLATDQPVNFLLARVKPGVSVDRAVAALQPDWGRNVARPVLAADVVNLRRVRGIPVALALALGLAAAILLAAALVLSVRQGRLDIAVLRAVGATGPQLASALTWQALWLYGAAALVALPLGTLAGRVAWRRVAEGVGALVPPVLPPGDVWLIVGGGLVAVALMVVLPALLAARQRPSVALRTE from the coding sequence ATGACCCGCCTCATCGCGCGGCTCGGGTTGCGCCCGCGCCTGGTCACTGCCTCCCTGCTCGCGCTCGCCATCGCCGTCTTCTTCGGCGGCGCCATGGCCGCCCTCGCGGGGGCCAGACGTTCCTCCACGGCAATCGACCGGCTGCTGGCGAGCTCTCCGCCCGAAGACGTGTTCGTCGTGCCCGAGGAGGGGAGCAGCGTCGACATGAACAGGGTCCTCGCGTTGCCGCAGGTGCTCGCCAGCGCGTACGAGGCCTACCTCGCGATGGTGTCCGTCGGGCCGGACGGCAGACCGGAGGTCGAGAACGCCGGGAAGATTAACCCGTACCTGTACCAGCCCATCACGGGCCCTCCCGGTGCTGTCAACCGACTGCGCATCGTGCGTGGCCGGGACCTCGATCCGAAGGCCCCACTCGACGTCGTGATCGACGAGGAGCTGGCCGCCGAGCGCCACCTCTCGGTGGGTTCCAAGCTCGTGATGGCGACCTACTCGAGCGACCAGGCGGAGTCCGTGTTCGGGAACGAGTCCTCGGGTGCCGAAGATCCGTTGCCGGAAGGCCCCGTCCTCGATCTCGACGTGGTCGGGATCGCGCGGATGCCGGTCGACATCCATCCCGGCGACGAGGACCACACCACCTCCTTCGGCGGCACCAAGGACATCTACCTCACGCCGGCGCTGCTCGAGCGATACGGCGACCGGATCACAGTCTACGGCGCCCCGGCGCCCGATGCGCCTCGCGGCGTGCGGCTCGTCCACGGGCTCGCCGACCTGGACGCCTTCAGGACCGGCGTGCGGGCGCTGCCCGGCGGCGATGGCGTGATCATCGACGTCAGCGACTCCGATGCATTGGGCAGCGCCCTACTGGCAGGCGACGCAGTGGGCGTCGAGACGGCGGCGCTCGCTGCCCTCGCCGCCCTGCTCGCGGTCACGGGCGTCACCCTGGTCGGCCACGCCCTGGCCCGGATGGCCCGCAGTGCGACGGCCGAACTCAGCGTCCTGCGCGCCCTGGGGCTGCGGCCGGTGGAGCTGCTCCTGGTCGCCGCTGCGCCGGGTCTGGCGGCGGTCGCCCTCGGTGCCGTGGCGAGCGTAGTGGTGGCGTACGCCGGCTCTGCATTCACGCCGATCGGTCTGGCCCGCGAGGCCGAAGTGGCGCCGGGAGCCCACGTCGATCGCGTCGTGTTCGGGACGGGCGCGCTGGCGCTGCTCGTCCTCGTCGGTGGCCTCGCCCTGCTGTCGGCCCGACCGGCGGCGCTGTCCGTCGCCGCCCGACGCCGCTCGCTTCCGCCCCGGAGAACCGGCCTCGCAGACCGCTTGGCGTCGTGGGGGGCCCCGCTCGGTCCGACCCTCGGCGCCCGGTTTGCCTCCAGCCGGGAAGCCAGGGACCGAGGGGCGCCGCTGCGCTCGGCGATGGTGGCGATAGCGGTGGCGATTGTCGTCCTCGTGGGTGTCGTGACATTCACGTCGAGCCTGCGGAAGTTGAGCGGCAGCCCGGCGGCCCAGGGGGCGGCGTGGGATCTTGCCATCGGGAACATCAACCTGAGCGACTACGGCCCGGACGATTTCGCGCGACTCGGAGCCGATCCCAACATCGACGGCGTCGCGGCGGTGGCCGCGCCGCAGGGACGCGGGTCCATCGAGGGTCGCGACGTCACGATCGTGGGGCTCGAAACGGTGTCCGGCGGCGTCGGGCCCCGCATGCTCACCGGTCGGCTGGCGGACGGCGTGGGGGAGGTCGTGCTCGGGCATCGCACGGCTGCCCGCCTCGGGAGGGGCGTCGGCGATCGGGTACGCCTCAGCTACGGCGACTCGGAGCAGGAGGCCGAGGTCGTGGGAACCGCGCTGCTCGGACCGGGAATCGCTCCCGCGCTGCGCATCGGAGAAGGCGTCCTGGTCTCCGTTGCGGAGATGCGGACGCTCGCGACCGACCAGCCCGTCAACTTCCTGCTGGCCAGGGTGAAGCCGGGTGTGTCGGTCGACCGGGCGGTGGCTGCGCTGCAGCCGGACTGGGGCCGCAACGTGGCCCGCCCGGTGCTGGCGGCGGACGTGGTGAACCTCCGCCGCGTGCGGGGGATCCCGGTGGCCCTCGCGCTGGCACTCGGCCTGGCGGCGGCGATCCTCCTGGCCGCCGCGCTGGTCCTCTCGGTGCGCCAAGGGCGGCTCGACATCGCGGTCCTGCGCGCCGTCGGGGCGACGGGACCACAACTCGCGTCCGCGCTGACGTGGCAGGCCCTCTGGCTCTACGGCGCGGCCGCCCTCGTCGCCCTGCCGCTCGGCACCCTCGCCGGCCGCGTCGCCTGGCGACGGGTTGCGGAGGGAGTTGGCGCGCTCGTCCCCCCGGTGCTTCCCCCCGGCGACGTCTGGCTCATAGTCGGCGGCGGTCTCGTGGCGGTGGCATTGATGGTCGTTCTGCCGGCGTTGCTCGCCGCCCGGCAAAGGCCGAGCGTGGCCCTGCGGACCGAGTAG
- a CDS encoding helix-turn-helix domain-containing protein gives MERSSDAPCGTVVSWPEIEIASARSSTLDRRGGASLPVHVVVPRRGIRALVAPKSSIDEDEGAGALLKSARGRLGLSQHSFADLLGIAQPTLSAYESGRRQPTLPTLLKLLARAGLDLRLQLAERDNHDDVIADWERSLSKNDRARLRAQRYRLVSDAA, from the coding sequence GTGGAGCGCTCCTCCGATGCGCCGTGCGGGACGGTCGTCAGTTGGCCCGAAATCGAGATCGCGAGCGCGCGTTCTTCGACGCTCGACCGACGAGGCGGAGCCTCGCTGCCAGTCCATGTCGTCGTTCCGCGGCGAGGTATCAGGGCTCTGGTTGCGCCCAAGTCGTCGATAGACGAGGATGAGGGCGCTGGTGCGTTGCTGAAGTCGGCCCGAGGCCGACTCGGTCTGTCGCAGCACTCGTTCGCCGACCTGCTCGGGATCGCCCAGCCGACGCTGTCGGCCTACGAATCAGGGCGCCGCCAACCGACGCTGCCGACCCTGCTCAAGCTGTTGGCGAGGGCGGGCCTCGATCTGCGGCTGCAACTCGCGGAGCGGGACAACCACGACGATGTCATTGCCGACTGGGAACGGTCCCTGAGCAAGAACGACCGGGCACGGCTGCGGGCCCAGCGCTACCGGCTGGTGAGTGACGCAGCCTAA
- a CDS encoding methylenetetrahydrofolate reductase: MSTDGFSIVCEVEPATRPDLMHVRHQIGVMSRIASAFLIPDNHIGRATVSSIAVAHEVELMGGRAIACLNARDRNVLGFRRDLLTAAAYGVNEFLFVYGDRPESGRRSDDLTVRSMLDEARRFASHAEPGTRPRRLGVTARLVALPPWKREADFLFVQVIFSVEELLRWRSTIDFDGPVFAGVISLASATMARKLSADIPELAVPDRLVAALDRDRNAGVDHACQMIDEIRESAAFEGVHLVPVSRYRQIASRLEPA; this comes from the coding sequence ATGTCGACGGACGGGTTCAGCATCGTGTGCGAGGTGGAGCCAGCCACGCGCCCGGACCTGATGCATGTTCGCCACCAGATCGGCGTCATGAGTCGGATCGCCTCGGCATTCTTGATCCCGGACAACCACATCGGGCGGGCAACGGTGTCGAGCATCGCGGTCGCCCACGAGGTCGAGCTGATGGGCGGAAGAGCGATCGCGTGCCTCAATGCACGAGACCGCAACGTGCTCGGGTTTCGACGCGACCTGCTCACTGCGGCCGCCTACGGCGTGAATGAGTTTCTCTTCGTCTATGGCGATCGTCCCGAGAGCGGCAGGCGGTCCGACGATCTCACGGTGCGCTCGATGCTCGACGAGGCGCGCCGGTTCGCTTCGCACGCCGAGCCGGGTACCAGGCCGCGACGACTCGGCGTGACCGCGCGGCTGGTGGCCCTGCCGCCCTGGAAGCGGGAGGCGGACTTCTTGTTCGTCCAGGTCATCTTCTCCGTCGAGGAGCTCCTGCGCTGGCGGTCCACGATCGACTTCGACGGTCCCGTCTTCGCCGGCGTGATATCGCTCGCATCGGCGACGATGGCCCGGAAGCTCTCCGCAGACATTCCCGAACTCGCCGTGCCGGACCGGCTCGTCGCCGCTCTCGACCGAGACCGGAACGCAGGAGTCGACCACGCCTGTCAGATGATCGACGAGATCCGGGAGTCGGCGGCATTCGAGGGTGTCCATCTCGTCCCGGTCTCGCGCTACCGGCAAATCGCATCTCGCCTCGAGCCAGCCTGA